A single region of the Salvia miltiorrhiza cultivar Shanhuang (shh) chromosome 8, IMPLAD_Smil_shh, whole genome shotgun sequence genome encodes:
- the LOC130998522 gene encoding uncharacterized protein LOC130998522, with the protein MELLNLLASCSKEISNVVLKNAPENLKLTSPDIQKDIINAIAVETTRAIINDIGNDFFVILVYECRDVSVKEQMVTQATSLEKGIDSLFSTYGLSISSLRGQGYDGASNMRGSYKRRDMLRESQREKIMEGIASDEIKTGRGLNQEMGTLVGVLITYVGANGTDDSQKYEAMDLLDVISRFEFVFVLHLMKKILGIKHDLSQVLQRKEQDIVNAMRLVNVAKTRLQAMRDKEWEMMLTDISKFCSKNKIEMIDMEDEYAPRRRGRRRVEKMTNLHHYRLELFYTVIDMQALELNQRFD; encoded by the exons ATGGAGCTTTTGAATCTTTTGGCTTCTTGTAGTAAAGAGATATCTAATGTTGTGTTGAAGAATGCTCCTGAAAACTTGAAACTTACATCACCTGACATTCAGAAAGATATCATAAATGCAATTGCAGTTGAGACTACTAGAGCTATCATTAATGATATTGGTAATGATTTTTTTGTCATATTAGTTTATGAATGTCGGGATGTGTCTGTCAAAGAGCAAATGG TGACACAAGCTACCTCACTTGAGAAGGGAATTGATTCTTTATTTTCTACTTATGGTTTGAGCATTTCTAGTTTGAGAGGTCAAGGATATGATGGTGCAAGTAACATGAGAG GTTCATATAAGCGCAGGGATATGCTTCGAGAGAGCCAAAGAGAGAAGATTATGGAAGGCATTGCAAGTGATGAAATTAAGACCGGAAGGGGATTGAATCAAGAAATGGGGACACTCGTTGGAGTTCTCATTACG TATGTTGGGGCAAATGGTACAGATgattcacaaaaatatgaagCTATGGATTTGTTAGATGTTATTAGTCGATTTGAGTTTGTCTTTGTATTACATCTGATGAAGAAAATTTTGGGAATTAAACATGATCTATCTCAAGTGCTACAAAGGAAAGAACAAGATATTGTGAATGCAATGAGACTTGTTAATGTAGCAAAAACTCGCTTGCAAGCAATGAGAGATAAAGAATGGGAGATGATGCTAACTGACATTTCTAAGTTTTGTAGTAAAAATAAGATAGAAATGATTGATATGGAAGATGAATATGCACCTCGAAGAAGAGGAAGGCGTAGAGTTGAGAAAATGACAAATCTCCACCATTATAGACTTGAGCTTTTTTACACTGTGATTGACATGCAGGCTTTAGAGTTAAATCAACGTTTTGATTAA
- the LOC130998523 gene encoding probable serine/threonine-protein kinase PBL18, translated as MAAQGSASGAGLCRAALRCRAAPSSAAGQGCVEQRFRARAALRQGYAGQGCARADERIRRAQHFRAGRLCCADLTKGTQGPANQEFENFQNFRVFSFSELKQATNNFSRLLKIGEDGFGSVYKGTIKPLDGNSSDPTLVAIKKLNGDGFQGHKQWVAEVQFLGVVEIPNLVKLIGYCGVDGERHYKKTYYQTRPPVKNSTDGAAAGNLPLLIGSSLTTATVRRR; from the exons ATGGCTGCGCAGGGCAGCGCTTCAGGGGCAGGGCTGTGCAGAGCAGCGCTTCGGTGCAGGGCTGCACCGAGCAGTGCTGCGGGGCAAGGTTGCGTGGAGCAGCGTTTCCGGGCTAGAGCTGCGCTGAGGCAGGGCTACGCTGGCCAAGGCTGCGCCAGAGCAGACGAGCGCATCCGGCGAGCGCAGCACTTCCGAGCTGGGCGCCTGTGTTGCGCTGACCTCACCAAAGGGACACAAGGACCTGCAAACCAAG aatttgagaattttcagAATTTTAGAGTTTTCAGCTTCTCTGAGCTCAAGCAGGCCACCAATAACTTCAGCCGATTGCTTAAGATTGGGGAAGACGGTTTTGGGAGTGTTTACAAAGGCACCATCAAGCCTCTTGATGGAAACTCTTCTGATCCTACTCTTGTTGCTATCAAGAAACTCAACGGGGATGGCTTTCAG GGTCATAAACAATGGGTAGCAGAGGTGCAGTTCTTAGGCGTTGTGGAGATTCCGAATCTGGTGAAACTGATCGGATATTGTGGTGTGGATGGAGAgagacactacaaaaaaacttaCTATCAAACACGGCCGCCGGTGAAAAACTCTACtgacggcgccgccgccggcaatttgCCGTTGCTAATCGGCTCATCGTTAACGACGGCGACCGTACGCCGCCGTTAA
- the LOC130996767 gene encoding glycerol-3-phosphate acyltransferase 5-like — MRCVVSELEGSLLKDPNVFSYFMLVAFEASGLIRFTLLLMLWPLVRLLEARGRGDVGLKLTVFVATAGVRFREIEAVTRAVLPKFFFDDLNMEAWRVFSGGDRRVVVSKMPTVMVEMFVKDHLRADEVVGTRLSVNRFGFATGFLESDFGSITKDVGELFRDDRPSVGVGRPSCGCGPYFLPICQEQWHPWFANVKPSHNEKQFIRPLPVIFHDGRLAKRPTPAAAFLILLWIPLGALLAAIRISVGLMLPMRAIPSVAPVFGGRVVVRGTPPPPASAANSGVLFVCTHRTLMDPVVLSAVLRRRIPAVTYSISRLSEILSPIPTVRLTRIRDVDAANIKHELEKGDLVVCPEGTTCREPFLLRFSALFAELTDRIVPVAMNYRVGFFHATTARGWKAMDPIFFFMNPRPVYEVTFLNQLPAEATCSAGMSPHDVANYVQRILAATLGFECTNFTRRDKYRVLAGNDGTVAQATNPVKEVLCVLKKVVGSFIFTSL, encoded by the exons ATGAGGTGTGTTGTTTCCGAGCTGGAGGGCAGCCTTTTGAAGGACCCTAATGTCTTCTCGTATTTCATGCTGGTCGCATTCGAGGCTTCCGGGCTTATTCGTTTCACGCTGCTTCTGATGCTGTGGCCCCTCGTCCGCCTCCTCGAGGCACGTGGGAGGGGCGACGTGGGGCTCAAGCTCACCGTGTTCGTGGCCACAGCCGGGGTTCGTTTCAGGGAGATTGAGGCCGTGACGAGAGCCGTTTTACCCAAGTtcttctttgatgatttgaacATGGAAGCGTGGAGGGTTTTCAGCGGCGGGGATAGGCGAGTTGTGGTGAGCAAGATGCCCACTGTTATGGTGGAGATGTTTGTCAAGGATCATCTGAGGGCCGACGAGGTCGTCGGAACCCGGCTCTCCGTCAACCGGTTCGGCTTCGCCACCGGTTTTTTGGAGAGTGATTTTGGTTCGATTACTAAGGATGTGGGCGAGTTGTTTAGGGATGATCGGCCTAGTGTGGGAGTTGGCAGGCCTAGTTGTGGTTGTGGTCCGTATTTTTTACCTATATGTCAG GAACAATGGCATCCGTGGTTTGCAAATGTGAAACCGTCTCacaatgaaaaacaattcatcCGCCCACTCCCGGTGATCTTCCACGACGGCCGCCTGGCGAAGCGTCCGACACCGGCGGCTGCGTTTCTAATCCTTCTATGGATCCCTCTAGGGGCCCTCCTAGCGGCCATCCGGATCTCAGTCGGCCTAATGCTACCCATGCGGGCCATACCGAGCGTGGCCCCCGTCTTCGGCGGCCGGGTGGTGGTCAGAGGCACCCCTCCTCCGCCGGCCTCCGCCGCCAACTCCGGCGTCCTATTTGTCTGTACGCATCGAACCCTAATGGACCCAGTGGTCCTCTCGGCCGTGCTCCGGCGGCGGATCCCGGCGGTGACCTACTCCATATCCCGGCTGTCGGAGATTCTCTCCCCGATCCCCACGGTCCGCCTCACCCGAATCCGTGACGTGGATGCCGCCAACATCAAGCACGAGCTCGAGAAGGGCGACCTCGTGGTGTGCCCCGAGGGGACAACGTGCCGGGAGCCGTTCCTGCTCCGGTTCAGCGCGCTCTTCGCCGAGCTGACCGACCGGATTGTGCCGGTGGCGATGAACTACAGGGTGGGGTTCTTCCACGCCACGACAGCGCGCGGGTGGAAGGCGATGGACCCCATCTTCTTCTTCATGAACCCGCGGCCTGTGTACGAGGTCACGTTCCTCAACCAGCTGCCGGCGGAGGCCACGTGCTCCGCCGGCATGAGCCCGCACGACGTGGCCAATTACGTGCAGAGGATCCTGGCCGCCACGCTGGGGTTCGAGTGCACCAACTTCACGCGGAGGGATAAGTATCGCGTGCTCGCTGGGAACGACGGCACGGTCGCCCAGGCGACTAATCCGGTGAAGGAAGTGCTCTGCGTGTTGAAGAAAGTGGTCGGGAGTTTCATATTCACTAGTTTATGA